The genomic stretch TTCATAAACAGGTGCTATTAGATCAAGAATCTTTTCACTTTTTATGTCTTCTGTTAATAAATCTATTATTCCATCAACTTCGGAAAATGCATGACCTTTTTCACATACCCATTTCTTAATAAACTTAGAACCGTCAATAGGGCACCTAAATATATCGCTCATTAAAATACCTATACTATATCTAATATATTAAATTTGATAAAGCAAAAGCAACCAAATCTTTTAAAGTTACTATCTCTATACTTTTAGAATTAGTTACAATTACACTACCTATATTTCTTTTAATCATCGTACTAACTACTGTGTGTAAACTCTCTTCTTTACTTACACTATAAACTTCAACTATCATTATTTTATTAATACTTAAATTGAGATCTATATCATAATTATAGACAATATCTCTTGATGAAACTATGCCATATAAAAATTTATCATAAATAGGCATATGCCTAATTTTATTCTTTAACATAAGTTCACCAACAGTTTTTATCTTTGTATATGGCTCAACAAATATTGCCTCTTTAGATAATTCGCCTATGAGCGCATTACTTTTTGACCAATTTATCTGTGATATGACATCTTTGTACGTTATTATCTTATTGTCATAAATCACTGAATCTGTATCGTTACTAATCATACTTCTCAGTATTTCCTTTAACTCATTGCTTTTTACTATAACTGGAAATTTCAATTTAGCATCTTTTAGTTTACATTCAACATCATTATTAATTATATGATATAACGCTTCGTCAACACTAAAAATTCCTAAAATATTGTTACTTCTGCTAACAACTATTCTTCTTATATTATTTCTCTTCATAAAGAAGAGTGCATCTATAACATAAGCGTCTGGATCAACACTTATTATTTCTCTTCCTTCAACTCTCAATCTTTAATTCCCTAATCTTAAGATAATTCAACAAATTATATAATAGTACTGTTAATGGATCATTACATTCAACTTTTTTACCGTTAATTATGAGATTACACTCTTTCTTGCAATTCTCAGCCTCATTAACTATTCTTCTACTAATTTCATCTACCTCAGTGGGATTATGTATCTCAATTTTCTTTCCTAACTCTAAATCTTTATAACCTTCAACAAGAATAATATCGACTGGAAGAAGATAAAGGAGATTTAAATTACATCTATAAAACATAACACATTTTGAGTCATTAAAAATTACAATATCCGAACCAGCTTCCCAAAAACGATATGTATCTTTACCTTGTATATCAATCTCATGATGAGAATGCTTAACTACGGCAATCCTATAGCCTTTTTCCTTCAAAAACTTAACAGCTCTTTCAATTGCTGAAGTCTTTCCAGTATCCTTTTTGCCTACTACTTGTATAATGCAACCCATATGCTAATTTATACCAGTTAGTAATATTTTATAATGTGCTAATAAGCTTAGAAGAAGCTAGAAAAATAATTGATATTAACATTTCTTCAAAGTATAATTATTATAGACATGAAAGAATTTATAATTCAGTAGGAAAAATTATCCTAGAAGATATTTACGCGATAAAAAGTATTCCAGAGGTTAATTTATCTGCTATGGACGGGTTTGCGTTTAAGGTGTCTGACTATAAAAAACATGGAAAACTAAAAATAGTTGGAAAAATATTTCCCTCGTCTAAGGAAATCCCAGAACTTAAAGAGGGAGAGGCGTATTATGTAGCTACAGGCGCTCCAATACCCAAGGGCGCTGATGCAGTAGTTAGAATAGAAGCTTCAAAAGTTATAAATAATGAATTAATTGTAGGAGAAGACGTTTTTGAAGGAAAGGATATAAAATATGCAGGTGAGGACATAAAAGAAGGAGAGTTAATAGTTAAAAAAGGAGATGTATTAACTCCTTATCATCTTGGAATATTAACTTATCAAGGTATAAGGGAAGTGAAAATAGGAAATATAAAGAGTTGTGTTATAGCATCTGGGGATGAAATATCTCCGTTTAATGATCCCTTACCAGAGCTTATACCAGATTCAATATCACCAATTATTCTATCAATACTTGAAAAAATCGGAAAAGCAACCTATTATGGTGTAGTTAGAGATGAAAAAGAAAGTATAAAAGAGAAATTAATTGAAATGAAAGAAACTTGTGATATTATTTTCTTTATAGGGGGTTCTTCAGTAGGAGAAAAAGATTATGTTAAAAAACTTATTGCAGAGCTAGGAAAACTTTTGTTTGAAGGAGTAAGTGTAAACATTATAAAAAGGGGTGGTGTAGGATTACTAGAAGAAACACCAATTGTAAGCTTACCAGGACAAGTTGTCTCAGCAGTAACTGTTTTTTATGAACATGGACTTCACATTATATCTAGAATGTTAGATAGTGAAATAAGAAAATTTGTAAAGGTTAAGTTAGGTAAAGATATGTATGTAGAGCATAAAATGGACTCAACTTATTTGTTTAGAATTGAAAATGGAGAAGCTTTTCCTCTAAGATGGGGGACAGGATTGTACAGTGAACTAATTAAAGCTGATGGTTTTGGTTATCTTTCGAGAGGAAAAATTCATAAAAGAGGAGAAGAGATTGAAATTCAAAAATTCCTTTGATGTAATTATTTTAGCCGGAGGGGAATCAAAAAGATTTGGATCTGATAAATGCTCATATGAACTTGATGGTAAAACATTTCTAGAAAGAATAGCAGATAATTTTCAAAATCCTATTATAGTTACTCATAAAAAGAGAAATATCTTTCACGGAATTCAGATAATAGATACAGAAAGAAAAGGTCCGGTAAAAGCAATAGAGTTAGCTTTACCTTACCTTACTAATAATAAAGTCTTTATAACTGGTTGTGATTTTCCTTTCATAACATACGATTTAGCAGATTTTATTTGCAGTAAAGACAGCGAAATAAGTATCATTTTAGAAGAGGAAGAACAACCGTTACTAGCATGTTATTCAGTGAAACTTCTAAGAAAAAATATTAATAGCA from Sulfolobus sp. S-194 encodes the following:
- a CDS encoding CBS domain-containing protein, with translation MRVEGREIISVDPDAYVIDALFFMKRNNIRRIVVSRSNNILGIFSVDEALYHIINNDVECKLKDAKLKFPVIVKSNELKEILRSMISNDTDSVIYDNKIITYKDVISQINWSKSNALIGELSKEAIFVEPYTKIKTVGELMLKNKIRHMPIYDKFLYGIVSSRDIVYNYDIDLNLSINKIMIVEVYSVSKEESLHTVVSTMIKRNIGSVIVTNSKSIEIVTLKDLVAFALSNLIY
- a CDS encoding NTP transferase domain-containing protein; translation: MKFKNSFDVIILAGGESKRFGSDKCSYELDGKTFLERIADNFQNPIIVTHKKRNIFHGIQIIDTERKGPVKAIELALPYLTNNKVFITGCDFPFITYDLADFICSKDSEISIILEEEEQPLLACYSVKLLRKNINSISSLQQLLNFANTIYFIGTYELQLHGFSLFQLKNINSWMDFFKIPDKYTLSKYIIQGNQKC
- the mobB gene encoding molybdopterin-guanine dinucleotide biosynthesis protein B, with amino-acid sequence MGCIIQVVGKKDTGKTSAIERAVKFLKEKGYRIAVVKHSHHEIDIQGKDTYRFWEAGSDIVIFNDSKCVMFYRCNLNLLYLLPVDIILVEGYKDLELGKKIEIHNPTEVDEISRRIVNEAENCKKECNLIINGKKVECNDPLTVLLYNLLNYLKIRELKIES
- a CDS encoding molybdopterin molybdotransferase MoeA yields the protein MLISLEEARKIIDINISSKYNYYRHERIYNSVGKIILEDIYAIKSIPEVNLSAMDGFAFKVSDYKKHGKLKIVGKIFPSSKEIPELKEGEAYYVATGAPIPKGADAVVRIEASKVINNELIVGEDVFEGKDIKYAGEDIKEGELIVKKGDVLTPYHLGILTYQGIREVKIGNIKSCVIASGDEISPFNDPLPELIPDSISPIILSILEKIGKATYYGVVRDEKESIKEKLIEMKETCDIIFFIGGSSVGEKDYVKKLIAELGKLLFEGVSVNIIKRGGVGLLEETPIVSLPGQVVSAVTVFYEHGLHIISRMLDSEIRKFVKVKLGKDMYVEHKMDSTYLFRIENGEAFPLRWGTGLYSELIKADGFGYLSRGKIHKRGEEIEIQKFL